Proteins encoded within one genomic window of Entelurus aequoreus isolate RoL-2023_Sb linkage group LG26, RoL_Eaeq_v1.1, whole genome shotgun sequence:
- the LOC133643403 gene encoding E3 SUMO-protein ligase ZBED1-like has translation MKRRKRSAVWEHFTLKEDDATCKICKAVLKYNNSTSSLNYHLKSLHAAVLGGESGGGARPGQPSVAEAFSKRKAVCDDARAEGITQRICNMVEKDMLPISIVDGKGFRELMNYCEPDYQIPSRETITTRIEARYKRKKAELKARLANTHVAITTDCWTSNTTESYITVTCHYMEDWLMRSAVLATESMPMSHTADNLAERLNEIVHAWGLTGRVIACVHDNASNIPLLKFQLSTCLMI, from the coding sequence atgaagcgacgcaagagaagtgctgtgtgggaacatttcaccctAAAAGAGGACGATGCAACGTGCAAAATATGTAAGGCTGTTTTGAagtacaacaattcaaccagTTCGTTAAATTACCACCTAAAAAGTTTACATGCCGCTGTGCTTGGAGGAGAGAGTGGAGGCGGAGCACGGCCAGGCCAGCCCTCCGTCGCCGAAGCGTTTTCCAAAAGAAAAGCGGTGTGTGATGACGCACGGGCAGAGGGCATCACCCAGAGGATTTGCAACATGGTTGAAAAGGATATGCTGCCTATAAGCATTGTGGATGGCAAGGGGTTTCGTGAGTTGATGAACTATTGTGAGCCAGACTACCAAATCCCTTCTCGAGAAACAATAACAACCCGCATAGAGGCTCGCTACAAAAGAAAGAAAGCCGAGCTGAAAGCACGACTGGCCAACACGCATGTAGCAATAACCACTGACTGTTGGACGTCAAATACAACAGAGAGCTATATCACCGTCACTTGCCACTACATGGAGGACTGGCTGATGAGGTCGGCAGTCCTAGCCACAGAGAGTATGCCGATGAGCCATACGGCTGATAATTTAGCAGAACGGCTGAATGAAATTGTGCATGCATGGGGGCTGACCGGGCGAGTGATAGCCTGTGTTCACGACAACGCGAGTAACATCCCTTTGTTAAAATTTCAATTGTCCACCTGCCTGATGATCTAA